The Setaria viridis chromosome 6, Setaria_viridis_v4.0, whole genome shotgun sequence genome contains a region encoding:
- the LOC117859984 gene encoding endo-1,3;1,4-beta-D-glucanase, which translates to MSSAALLFLCLAVVLVAAATVHDEHSQCLDNPPDLSLRGVEAGKVVDDLPGGFRAYVTGPSMSIRAIVLASDVYGFEAPILRNIADKVAATGYYVVVPDFFHGDPYNDSKILSEWIKSHSPVTAAQDAKPLLASLRNEGKSIGVGGYCWGGKFAAEIAKTDDTEVVVLSHPAYVTVDDMKEVKWPIEILGAQNDTITPQEQVRQFEQELRERMDIEYFVKIFPRVAHGFACRYNTTDPFAVKSAEKALAYMLDWFHKYL; encoded by the exons ATGAGCTCCGCCGCACTGCTCTTCCTCTGCCTCGCCGTGGTGCTAGTCGCGGCGGCGACCGTTCACGACGAGCACTCGCAGTGCCTCGACAACCCGCCGGACCTGTCGTTGCGCGGCGTTGAAGCTGGCAAGGTTGTAGACGACCTTCCAGGGGGGTTCAGGGCCTATGTCACCGGCCCCTCCATGTCCATACGTGCCATCGTCCTCGCCTCGGATGTCTACG GGTTCGAGGCACCTATACTGAG AAACATAGCCGATAAAGTTGCCGCAACAGGATACTACGTTGTGGTGCCTGATTTCTTCCACGGCGATCCTTACAACGACAGTAAAATCCTTTCAGAATGGATCAAATCTCACTCCCCA GTCACAGCTGCTCAAGATGCCAAGCCACTCTTGGCTTCTTTGAGAAACGAAGGAAAATCTATTGGGGTTGGAGGTTACTGCTGGGGGG GAAAATTTGCCGCCGAGATAGCAAAAACTGACGATACAGAAGTAGTTGTCCTTTCTCATCCTGCATATGTGACTGTTGATGATATGAAAG AGGTCAAATGGCCAATTGAGATCCTTGGAGCTCAAAACGACACAATCACACCGCAGGAACAAGTGCGTCAGTTCGAGCAAGAATTGCGTGAAAGAATGGAT ATTGAGTACTTTGTCAAGATCTTCCCAAGAGTTGCCCATGGATTTGCTTGCAGATACAATACCACCGACCCGTTCGCTGTTAAAAGCGCTGAAAAAGCTCTTGCTTACATGCTCGACTGGTTCCACAAATACTTGTAG